In Natronococcus occultus SP4, the following proteins share a genomic window:
- a CDS encoding GNAT family N-acetyltransferase: MRAPERPTFESEASKTIYQYVERHGTAARHRIREMTSLSPEEFRSELEGLESKGYLEESGGTVRLALDVGSVEEYETDAETYLIRPGRNRDFDGLVETIREVTSKESYVVAESVAEQLLYEDAVTRHNTVESRVFFVATIDDEVAGWVHLDLPQVEKLRETAQLTVGVRPDHRRRGVGDALLTRGVDWAEANGYRKVYNSVPATNDEALAFLEGHGWNTEGIRRNHYTIDGEFIDEVLMAYTF; the protein is encoded by the coding sequence ATGCGCGCACCCGAGCGGCCGACGTTCGAAAGCGAGGCGAGCAAGACGATCTACCAGTACGTCGAGCGACACGGGACGGCGGCGCGACACCGGATCCGGGAGATGACGTCGCTGTCGCCCGAGGAGTTCCGGTCGGAGCTCGAGGGGTTGGAGTCCAAGGGCTACCTGGAGGAAAGCGGCGGGACGGTTCGGCTCGCGCTCGACGTCGGCTCGGTCGAGGAGTACGAGACCGACGCGGAGACGTACCTCATCCGTCCCGGGCGGAACCGGGACTTCGACGGGCTCGTGGAGACGATCCGCGAAGTGACCTCGAAGGAGTCGTACGTCGTCGCCGAGAGCGTCGCCGAACAGCTGCTCTACGAGGACGCCGTCACCCGCCACAACACCGTCGAGTCGCGGGTGTTTTTCGTCGCCACGATCGACGACGAGGTCGCGGGCTGGGTCCACCTCGATCTCCCGCAGGTCGAGAAGCTCCGCGAGACGGCCCAGCTCACCGTCGGCGTCCGGCCCGACCACCGCAGGCGCGGCGTCGGCGACGCCCTGCTCACCCGCGGGGTCGACTGGGCGGAGGCGAACGGCTACCGGAAGGTGTACAACAGCGTTCCGGCGACCAACGACGAGGCGCTGGCCTTTCTCGAGGGTCACGGCTGGAACACCGAGGGGATCCGCCGAAACCACTACACGATCGACGGCGAGTTCATCGACGAGGTGTTGATGGCCTACACGTTCTGA
- a CDS encoding FxLYD domain-containing protein, protein MHRRTVLLGTGVVSSAVLAGCATEDEADETGADDADDDATAPDENGDDNGVDDEDATDDEGEDDADDEEPETDADGDLEERIEDEPPMEGLAVTDHELVEDDLSATVEGIVANETGEDLGPVEVGAVFYDADGEVVDESVTSTSELEDGEEWAFGIMSVADDVTGYAVDVVAAEPIERSPI, encoded by the coding sequence ATGCACAGACGAACGGTGCTACTTGGAACGGGCGTTGTGAGCTCGGCCGTCCTCGCGGGCTGTGCCACCGAGGACGAAGCCGACGAGACCGGAGCCGACGACGCGGACGACGACGCCACAGCTCCCGACGAGAACGGCGACGACAACGGCGTCGACGACGAGGACGCGACGGACGACGAAGGCGAGGACGACGCGGACGACGAGGAGCCCGAAACCGACGCGGACGGCGACCTCGAGGAGCGCATCGAGGACGAGCCGCCGATGGAGGGGCTCGCGGTCACGGACCACGAGCTCGTCGAGGACGACCTCTCGGCGACCGTCGAGGGGATCGTGGCCAACGAGACCGGCGAGGACCTCGGACCCGTCGAGGTTGGCGCGGTCTTCTACGACGCGGACGGCGAGGTGGTCGACGAGTCGGTGACCAGCACCTCCGAGCTGGAGGACGGCGAGGAGTGGGCGTTCGGAATCATGAGCGTCGCGGACGACGTCACCGGCTACGCGGTCGACGTCGTGGCCGCCGAGCCGATCGAGCGCTCGCCGATCTGA
- a CDS encoding alkaline phosphatase family protein has protein sequence MRASLESRLRERTAEDGVVVPDYDEYCVANVPETALSLLADGFERRLPEDVLGDVATDVDNVVVFLLDGFGYEHWKRHRGAHPFLRRLEDAGTVAPLTTIYPSETAAALTTVSTGSVPVEHGLLGWFQYLESAGRIVETLPFRTLEGDPLADVSPSSSATELCTGRSIYERAERAGIDTYAIQPAEFVESGYTRATTAGATRVGYDTATDLALSIRRALEVSADPAYVYAYEPTIDAISHAEGTGTERYRQNLAAVLERLQHELIKRLDPELAERTLLVVTADHGIVDTAPDENVVMTDWEAWPSLRETFRRGADGDPRLPTGSPRNVHFHVRPDRLEDARGIVEANLDGRTFTREEALECGLFGPGEPSALFERRCGELIAVHRNRGLWWAEMDSIGMHGGLTDQEMLVPLAAARLDALRAGR, from the coding sequence ATGCGCGCGTCCCTGGAGTCGCGACTCCGCGAGCGCACCGCCGAGGACGGCGTCGTCGTCCCCGACTACGATGAATACTGCGTCGCGAACGTCCCCGAGACGGCCCTCTCCCTCCTCGCCGACGGATTCGAGCGACGGCTACCCGAGGACGTCCTCGGGGACGTCGCGACCGATGTCGACAACGTCGTCGTCTTCCTGCTGGACGGGTTCGGCTACGAGCACTGGAAGCGCCACCGCGGAGCCCACCCGTTCCTTCGCCGGCTCGAGGACGCCGGGACGGTGGCGCCGCTGACGACGATCTACCCCTCGGAGACCGCTGCGGCGTTGACGACGGTAAGCACCGGCTCCGTACCCGTCGAACACGGTCTGCTGGGCTGGTTCCAGTACCTCGAGTCGGCCGGGCGGATCGTCGAGACGCTCCCCTTTCGAACCCTCGAAGGCGATCCCCTCGCGGACGTCTCGCCGTCGTCGTCGGCGACCGAGCTGTGTACCGGGCGGTCGATCTACGAGCGGGCCGAGCGGGCGGGGATCGACACGTACGCGATCCAGCCCGCCGAGTTCGTCGAGTCGGGGTACACCCGCGCGACGACCGCGGGCGCCACCCGGGTCGGGTACGACACCGCGACCGACCTCGCGCTGTCGATCCGGCGTGCCCTCGAGGTGTCGGCCGATCCGGCCTACGTCTACGCCTACGAGCCGACGATCGACGCGATCTCCCACGCCGAGGGAACCGGCACCGAGCGCTACCGACAGAACCTCGCGGCCGTCCTTGAGCGCCTGCAACACGAACTGATCAAGCGGCTCGATCCCGAGCTCGCGGAACGGACGCTGCTCGTGGTGACCGCGGATCACGGAATCGTCGACACCGCCCCAGATGAGAACGTCGTGATGACCGACTGGGAGGCGTGGCCGTCGCTGCGCGAGACGTTTCGCCGCGGCGCGGACGGCGATCCGCGCCTACCGACGGGCAGCCCCCGCAACGTCCACTTTCACGTCCGTCCCGACCGTCTCGAGGACGCCCGCGGGATCGTCGAGGCGAACCTCGACGGACGGACGTTCACCCGCGAGGAGGCCCTCGAGTGCGGGCTGTTCGGCCCCGGCGAGCCGTCCGCGCTGTTCGAACGGCGTTGTGGCGAGCTGATCGCGGTCCACCGGAACCGCGGACTCTGGTGGGCGGAGATGGACTCGATCGGGATGCACGGCGGACTCACGGACCAGGAGATGCTGGTGCCGCTGGCCGCGGCGCGGCTCGACGCGCTGCGCGCGGGCCGATAG